Within the Telopea speciosissima isolate NSW1024214 ecotype Mountain lineage chromosome 4, Tspe_v1, whole genome shotgun sequence genome, the region TTGTTTTCCTTGTGCTTGGATTTTTAATTcattgggtgggcccataagcgaaCCAAATAGGGTATTTTGCCCAAGGTTCTGCACCACTAAATAGTTCATACAACTCAACAAAACCTTTTTCTAGGGATTTGTTTCAAATTGATGTATGAGTTGTTTTGGTCAATTCATGGAGTGTCTGCCAATGAATTGCAATGTCAAAGGAATCAGATTGTATACCTAATCTCTCATGTCTCAATTTTGATTCTACCAACTTTGTCTAGTCAAAATAAGGCAGTCAATGTGATTTGAATTAAACCTAGATAATATACCAGACCTCGggattttcttctccatttgttGGCTTTATTCTTGTCTAATAAAATCAACTATGTTGTtccattttttggaaaatttagCGATTGCATTGCCATTAAATTGTTCAAGGATTCTAACTAAAAATGGATTGAATTTAGAAAtttataaaatttcttcttcctttacttgtaatttttctaattaattttagctataattttgaaaattatacTAATGACTTCTCAAATAGCCAatcagaagaagatgagaaaacCAGACACAACTTCCGTGATAGACAACCACacgaagattaaaaaaaaaatgataaaatactTCTTTGATAGACAATCAGAAGAACTTGATGCGGTTCAGACATTCAGTGATGAATGATGATACTTCTAGCCAATAAGACATCCATTATGATTCCAAGCAGGATAATCACGAAAAGGAATTTAAATCAAAGATAATGATTATAGACAGGATAGTCATCAAGAAGAAATTTTAGTAGGAGATGACAGACCATCAACTTATACTTTAAAAGAAGAGGAGACTGGTCCAATGCATCTAAGACATGATGATTTGAATTGGCAGCCCATAGCTCAACATGGGACTTATTTAGACATTAAAATTGTCTCATTTAAAGGTTATAAACGGACAATTGATGATTGGGCACAGTCTTTGACTGTCCTGATGACAAATTATAAGAATACATAATCTAAAGAAAGATTCCTAGATTACATTGCAGCAATGCTTCAAGATGACATGTTGCAATGGCTTAAAGGCTAGGAACAATCTGAAACAACTAAAGAAGCTTTTAGAGGATATTCTTAAAAAATTTACTGAAATTTTGAAAGAATAATTCAACGGAGAAGCTGGTGATGATAATCTTCAAGATGCCAATTATGTCCTTTCAAAATTAGAATTATGCAGCATTTGTCAGTTTGAAGAATTTCCTAAAATACTACTATCAATTACATCAGTTGAAGCAaaattattcttattttttggcaaaaatagataaaaaggATACTTTAGGATTTAGCATTAGCTACATCTTAAGAGTTGTAGCAAAACACTGTCTTAAGGTATAAGGTAAAAGCTAAAAAAATAGGTTAAAAAGCAAATTAACAACATGGCCGATGATCAAGGGTGTTGTGATAAAATCCTTAAAAATTTGGAAAAGTGGCTGTAATATTCCTAAAAAAAGTACTACAGTCAATAGGAAATGTTTTAAATGGAAAttatggaagaaaagaaagttttcaaaaaaatatgaGATATATTAGAAAAAGAAAGCCGTTAGataaaaagaattttaaaaagtCCCGTGGCTATGTTTGTAATGATGAAGGCCACTATGCACCTCAGCATCATAGAAAACGATCAAGCGCAAGAAAAATGATTAAATTGTTTGAGGAACAAGAGTTAGAAATCTTATTCAAAGACTAAATCTCTGATGTAGATGATATTCTGTATGAAGTCGGAGAAGAATTTTACTTTACCGAAAATCAATTAGAAAAATTacaagtaaagaaagaaaaaaagaaatttataagggcaagagatcgatgCCTGGTCGTGTAGTCCCTGCACTAGTGGGGGAGCAACAAGACCGCGCATagaggcatcaacatggatgggattttaGATTTCACCGGGGGAGGGGGGGCAGGACGATAATTTCATGCACtactgtgtctaggcataggatCCACGttaccaggtagcattctttttcccaattttcaaatttaatcCATTTTCGGTTAGATCTTCGAACAATTTTGTGGTAACACAGTCGCTAAATTTACCAAAGATGGAATAACAGAGTTGATAATCCTaaatgttggaatatgtactccagaatactgtgggggtattctggtccttttggagtagtttttatgttattaagtttaaGTCGGCCATGTGGTTTtcagtcccacatcgcctattttagtctcttgtaactttcccctctattataaatagaggggcttacttATCAATTAAGctaagcaattattctctcattctctcttttctagcccacgattctgccaacatggtatcagagcaggtctgatctaggttagaaaaagaggaaacCCCTTCTCctcaatcgacttctcccttcttctccctttctcggtttctccttcttctggttttcttcttctcaaccttgtaagggggcagcactaatgaggtaaataaAGTATCCAATTATTTAGTTGTTGCCCTCCTCCAttctatctatttttttcaattaaaattctGTTGGAACCTTCTCTGCGATGTGGAGTTTCCCTCTTCTTTGGAGATCAGATCCCTATCACCATGGAAGGCTGAATTTCCATTATTGGAACCTCCTATGCACCCTTTTCCAGcacctttctaccctattccattgtcctctttccttttttgctttttctccatctttcattATCCATTCCAGCCTATAGTACCCTAATCGATCACAACTTGtcgtttttttcaaaaccacgactccaatcgattttagggtttccctttcGATGCGACTGATTTttggggtgattccctactactacaaaccctactcgacctaagtttggagcCTTtcgatggctggatttgtttctacagcaaaactTTCtcaacctgctaatttggttacctattaaaaccctgactccaaccgaaattagggttacaggtttcaacttttgctgatttttggagggctgattacttcatctacaaggaccactcgacctcaatattagcctctttccaagtgtttgaagacccctaaccccaatcgatcctcctTTTCAAGGtcttacaaaaccctgacacatatcaattttagggttagggttgcttgctgctgctggagttttttggaggtgtttctactaTCAAGGGGGACATTCTACTTCATCAAtacatggcttgaagaagttttATTTCGTGTGATAGCTGTTGCCttatttttctgcaattttttggtgtttctccctcttgaagatcaagtctcaatcacAAAAAGAGGTTGGTtattcgtattggagatccattcaagcagcTGTGGACAGCATCTATTACAAACCATCAACAAACTTTGACAAGTCATCTTCTCTTTTATGAAGCTCCctttccctacaatcgatctcaactttcagggttttcacaaaaccctgactataatcgatctaagggttagggcagtcctctcttgctaatttttttaggaaagtcttatacatatcggaggagtattcaacccaaatttcagcatcattcttggagtttttttgaaaaaaaattcaggttcacacttatgacttgatttcttcaattatcaacctattttttattggttcctatgtggctggctgcttcaactacctatggatctaTCGGATTATTTGTCTTAAATTTGCtagttctattgagctttactacataccttgctggttctattgattagcttctgtaagcatgactggttgacatgttactgctacctttatatggactactgctgccctattattgagactgagtatcctactattggagatcgaatttctttcattattgaagactcgaatctactaccctggagatcagcttatttgggattacaacagtttGTTCCAAgattattggttgcaactacgaatctattcagttatgtgaagcttttttggttcatatccggcttacATTGAGAGGTTGATCCTAGccttattcactaattcagatctgatccaagttttttgttgaagcttcttacatccattgctgtccagatatcttcgtcaattTTATTTAGCttgtgggagtttatagtttggaattttgcaccctggttcttccttgtgtgaagattgatcaagttttttaagaatggtgccttctccttctaaaaatcaaacctgtttttttataattcagatctgatcattggagattggtgttttggaattagtttgatcgattgaaaaaggttgaagattactatgttgcattgtttttgtccATAGTTCATTATCCCATtgttcttttcacttcaccacctcccaaaacatacctttggcatatacccataacccctttggaagttaatggtattctctaatttgccatttcttcctttttccattacccttagcaccgcttggaaaattctggaatattatgtttttgccctatctcttgttatgtccacgtgtactacacgtgaggggggattatgtacagtacacctacagacattgtagaagcagaacttgtgGGAACAcctggtgcaaaacatagaagatcagagttttcaccattgccaatgggtatctactttgttattgggttgagtttgccgtaagggggagattggtattaaagtattgaagatgtttggttattgcctgcctatatgaggttctacatttgggttgattttttccgctgcttgattcatctgctcgctaccctagttacttatcttcaagattatcattcggagattcatcactggacagcaatagaagattggtgacagctaccttttttggaagacattccactcccggtttgctgatcaagtctgcccaagttttgaagatctattttttcaagttcttaaagGTTTATTTGAGAGCTGCATTCGtcttgaagctggattctgctacaacttattttttcccattttgttcatattgggcattagtaccttgtatgcgccaacttgagggggagtgttagcattattatggagttctttttttctttagttcaagttggatcttctttctttaattatttgtataatccaacttgagggggagtgttggaatatgtactccagaatactgtgggggtattctggtccttttggaatagtttttatgttattaagtttaagtcggccatgtgggttttagtcccacatcgcctattttaggCTCTtataactttcccctctattataaatagaggggcttacctatcaattaagctaagcaattattctctcattctctcttttctagcccacgattctgccaacactAAAAGAGTGAATCAACCAGAACATCATTCCACATCAACCATTTCAAGGACAAATTGGAATGACCACAATATCAGTCAATTAGAAGAATTATCAAAACTATGAAGTTCCCATCCATCAGCTTGTCGCACCATACATCTACGAACTAAAAAACTGCTCTGTGTGACTCCACTTTGTCGCTCGTTCTTTAACAGAACCAATCATTTACCCCATTAAATGGTGTACGACCATCATAAATGTATACTAATGCAAACAATCATAACTGGAGAAACCAGGGATATATTTCTCTCAATCAGTGCAAAGACGGCACAGAAAACTGAAAACCCTAACTATAAAACAACATCATCAACGCAAATATAACACAGTAAACAGACAACCATAACGAAAAAGCATAAGCATCGCGTCCAATATCAAGTAGTAGATCAAATGCATGCTATAAGGAGCTTCAACAAGCACGGATTAAATCAACAGTTCTTCCATGTGCCATCTGCTCTTACTCGATGATCAAAATGAAAAGTACAAAACCGAAATAGACAATGAAACaagggaagaaaaggaaaaaaaaactaaattaaatcaACATGCAACCGCACAAAAAGAGAAGGGGGAGGATacgaaattgaaatcaattaatGGAGAGGACTACAGTAGGAAGAAGAATTGAAATAAATGCAAAGTGTTGTTACAACCAAGTTATAAAGAGAGGACTCACTTCTTGTGCCTCCGACCACGCTTGGGACCCCAAGCCTCCAGCTTAGCGATGGGGCAGCCGCACCTCGCTCGAAACAGAAGCACTGCCCGTCCGTTGGGGGGTGCCATCTTTCTGAGCTCAGACCTCAGACAATCATAATCGGGATTCGTCTCGGACCCACCTTTACAGGGTAGGTTATCGATCTCCTTGGAGGAAGATTTCAAGCAATCCTCTGTCTGCAACTGAAGGTCGAACTCCATGGCATTCTTCATACCTTTGCAACCAGGATTCTCGCATTTTCTAGACCTGTAACTGCAACAGATCTCGACGGAAACAACAGCGACAGTGAAGAACACAAGAAACCCTAGAATGTAGGGGAAAGGGGACTCCCGAAAGGCAGCGGAGTGAAAGACGAGCAGAGAAGGAAGGATTTGGGAGAGGGACCGGAAGATGTAAGAGAAGTATGACGTTACAAGGAATGTGCAGGAGAAGAGAACGAGGATGAGAATAAGGATATCTAGGGTTGCAGAAGGGGAATGCTTACAAAGGAGGGTATTAGAAGTGGAGCTATTGGGATTAGTGGAGGAAGAATTTCTCTTGTTGGATTTCTGAGAAGGcgaggaacaagaagaagaaaaggtggGCATGGCGGAAACGGAAGAGAGAGGGTAGAGCATGATAGGTGTTCTGGTTtgaagagcaagagagagagagagagagagagagagagtaaaactCTTTGCCCTTCGCGTCTGTTTATTTTAGAGGACTTGTGGGCAGGTGGCGTCTTTTGGGTTTTAAGACATAAAAACCTATATGTAGTTACAGAATTTACCAAAGTTGCCATTGTTCAATTTTGCAGGTAACAGAGCTGTGAGgagtttctatactttttttttggttcaaataGGAAGTTGGTTTCAGAGATTCGTGGCTTCCATGTCTCTGCAAtatagcttctttttttttttttttggttaagcgTCTCTGCAATATAGCTAAACACAATAAGTTATttgactattttttttcttgataaaagaaaaatatatataaccaaGAGGAAATATTTACAAAAGAGTTAGGATAGAGCATATCACTTCTAGGGAAGCCGAGGCAATGGCAGAAATTTACCCTTACAGCCCAACAAAAACAAGGGATTTAATGGCAGCTCTGGTTTTGAAAGCTGTGGGTAGAGAAATCGATCAAATATGTTTGAATTTCGAGGGTATTCCTTGGTTTGCAACCTCAGGGTTCTCAATCTCGTTCATCTTCTACTAGGTAATGTGGCTTATTCCAATCGTTTGAAGTAGGATCAGGAACAACGAATCTCTTTATGATAAAAAGATCCATTTTGCAAGTTTACTGTTACGGGTAATTCATACAAAAGAATGGACTAATGATACTCATCAATATCATTGATTTCATAAGTATCATACCAAATCCCATCAATCGAAACACTTTTTTTGAGAAATACAAGATATCTATGTCGTACAATTAAAGAGATTGGATTAATGAGCAGAAAATGGAACT harbors:
- the LOC122657478 gene encoding uncharacterized protein At5g19025-like, which translates into the protein MLYPLSSVSAMPTFSSSCSSPSQKSNKRNSSSTNPNSSTSNTLLCKHSPSATLDILILILVLFSCTFLVTSYFSYIFRSLSQILPSLLVFHSAAFRESPFPYILGFLVFFTVAVVSVEICCSYRSRKCENPGCKGMKNAMEFDLQLQTEDCLKSSSKEIDNLPCKGGSETNPDYDCLRSELRKMAPPNGRAVLLFRARCGCPIAKLEAWGPKRGRRHKKAGVNLAIDGGGEQR